One window from the genome of Acuticoccus sp. I52.16.1 encodes:
- a CDS encoding pyruvate, water dikinase regulatory protein — MNRKRTFVHVHLVSDSTGETLMTASRAAVARYEDVEAIEHVYPLVRSDRQLDRVLAEIEDAPGIVMFTLVDPDILTRLQATCNELGLPCIDVLDPLVAVFQSYLNVQKASRIGAQHELDASYFRRIEALNFAMRHDDGALPDNVDEADVVLIGVSRTSKTPTSIYLAHRGVRATNLPIVTDLPLPPNLFEARRALIVGLTASPERIVALRENRLISMNAERKGSTYVNRQAVAKEVTYARKLCAENGWPLIDVTRRSIEETAAAIVALLSDRRYGSGGLAEDF; from the coding sequence GTGAACCGAAAACGTACTTTTGTCCACGTACACTTGGTGTCGGACTCGACGGGCGAGACGCTGATGACCGCCTCACGTGCCGCCGTCGCCCGTTACGAGGACGTCGAGGCGATCGAGCACGTCTACCCGTTGGTGCGCTCGGACCGGCAGCTCGACCGCGTCCTCGCCGAGATCGAGGACGCGCCGGGGATCGTGATGTTCACCCTGGTGGATCCGGACATCCTGACCCGCCTGCAGGCCACCTGCAACGAACTGGGCCTGCCCTGCATCGACGTGCTGGATCCGCTCGTCGCCGTCTTCCAGTCCTATCTCAACGTGCAGAAGGCCTCGCGCATCGGCGCGCAGCATGAACTCGACGCCAGCTACTTCCGGCGGATCGAGGCGCTGAACTTCGCCATGCGCCATGACGACGGCGCCCTGCCGGACAATGTCGACGAGGCCGACGTCGTCCTCATCGGCGTGTCGCGCACGTCCAAGACGCCGACGTCGATCTACCTCGCCCACCGCGGCGTGCGCGCGACCAACCTGCCCATCGTCACCGACCTGCCGCTGCCGCCGAACCTCTTCGAGGCGCGGCGGGCGCTGATCGTCGGCCTGACCGCCAGTCCCGAGCGCATCGTCGCGCTGCGTGAGAATCGGCTCATTTCGATGAACGCCGAGCGCAAGGGATCCACCTACGTCAACCGCCAGGCCGTCGCCAAAGAGGTGACCTACGCGCGCAAGCTGTGCGCCGAGAACGGCTGGCCGCTGATCGACGTGACGCGCCGCTCCATCGAGGAGACCGCCGCCGCCATCGTCGCGCTGCTTTCCGACCGCCGCTACGGCTCCGGCGGACTTGCTGAGGACTTCTAA
- the dnaQ gene encoding DNA polymerase III subunit epsilon codes for MREIVLDTETTGLDPATGDRVVEIGAVEVLNAIPTGNVFHVYINPERDMPEEAFRVHGISADFLADKPVFAAIAEEFSAFLGDANLVAHNASFDVNFLNHELQRCGKPIIGAHQVVDTLSIARRKHGGANSLDALCSRYGIDASRRTKHGALLDAELLAEVYLELTGGRQATLVLGGTGDGSARAAGPVRHAPRPVPLAPRLTEGERAAHAAFMATFAESIWAKVTAQTEDGPRIAAE; via the coding sequence TTGCGCGAGATCGTTCTCGACACCGAAACAACCGGCCTCGATCCGGCCACGGGCGACCGCGTGGTGGAGATCGGCGCCGTCGAGGTGCTGAACGCGATCCCGACCGGCAACGTCTTTCACGTCTACATCAATCCCGAGCGGGACATGCCCGAAGAGGCGTTCCGCGTGCACGGCATCTCGGCCGACTTCCTGGCCGACAAGCCGGTCTTCGCCGCCATCGCCGAGGAGTTCTCGGCCTTCCTGGGGGACGCCAACCTCGTCGCCCACAACGCCTCGTTCGACGTCAATTTCCTCAATCACGAGCTGCAGCGCTGCGGCAAGCCGATCATCGGTGCGCACCAGGTGGTGGACACGCTGTCGATCGCGCGTCGCAAGCACGGCGGTGCCAATTCGCTGGACGCCCTGTGCTCGCGCTACGGGATCGACGCGTCTCGCCGCACCAAGCACGGCGCTCTGCTCGACGCCGAACTGCTGGCCGAGGTCTACCTCGAGCTGACCGGCGGCCGGCAGGCGACGCTGGTGCTGGGCGGCACCGGTGACGGCAGCGCGCGGGCCGCCGGACCTGTGCGCCACGCACCCCGTCCGGTGCCGCTGGCCCCGCGCCTCACCGAGGGCGAGCGCGCCGCGCACGCCGCCTTCATGGCGACGTTCGCCGAGTCGATCTGGGCCAAGGTCACGGCCCAGACCGAGGACGGGCCGCGCATCGCCGCCGAGTAG
- a CDS encoding shikimate dehydrogenase: protein MTRRVGLLGWPVAHSRSPTIFAHWFERYGIDARYELLPVQPEALKAFFRQFDEMGFDGLNVTVPHKISAAAFVDLDPVGRRLGSINTVWREDGRLRATSSDGAGFIASLDEQAPAWRSAENALVLGAGGASIAVCDALITAGLDVAVANRRAQRAELLVGRVGGHAVPWESVPGLLPRADLLVNTTSLGMEGNQPLDIDLAPLPAHAVVADIVYNPLHTPLLQEAAARGLATVDGLGMLIHQATVGFEKWFGHRPEVDAALREKVLATL, encoded by the coding sequence ATGACACGCCGCGTGGGGCTGCTCGGCTGGCCCGTCGCCCACTCCCGCTCGCCCACCATCTTCGCCCATTGGTTCGAACGCTACGGCATCGACGCCCGCTACGAGCTGCTGCCGGTCCAGCCCGAGGCGCTGAAGGCCTTCTTTCGCCAGTTCGACGAGATGGGCTTCGACGGGCTCAACGTCACCGTGCCGCACAAGATCTCGGCCGCGGCGTTCGTGGACCTCGACCCGGTCGGCCGGCGGCTCGGCTCGATCAACACCGTCTGGCGCGAGGACGGCCGGCTCCGCGCCACCTCCAGCGACGGTGCCGGGTTCATCGCCAGCCTCGACGAGCAGGCGCCCGCCTGGCGCAGCGCCGAGAACGCCTTGGTGCTCGGCGCGGGCGGCGCCTCGATCGCCGTGTGCGACGCGCTGATCACCGCTGGGCTGGACGTCGCGGTGGCCAACCGCCGGGCGCAGCGGGCGGAGCTGCTCGTCGGGCGCGTCGGCGGCCACGCCGTCCCTTGGGAGAGCGTACCGGGGCTGCTGCCGCGGGCGGATCTCCTGGTCAACACCACCTCCCTCGGCATGGAGGGCAACCAGCCGCTCGACATCGACCTCGCGCCGCTGCCGGCCCACGCCGTCGTCGCCGACATCGTCTACAACCCGCTCCACACCCCGCTTCTCCAAGAGGCCGCGGCACGGGGGCTGGCGACCGTGGACGGCCTCGGCATGCTGATCCATCAGGCGACGGTCGGCTTCGAGAAGTGGTTCGGTCACAGGCCGGAGGTCGACGCGGCATTGCGCGAAAAAGTGCTGGCGACGCTGTGA
- a CDS encoding FxsA family protein, translating to MIRSILFAFLLIIPIAEIVVFLTVGSVIGVLPTIAIIILTAVLGAILLKRQGLSAFARLQADASAGRVPAAAIGQAITVAIAGILLLTPGFITDTVGFLLFIPAVRSWLWKQIAGSVRIHGAGTGGPGADAGGPAGHPYRPGKPQVIDLEATEVKPDPSTPWRNDA from the coding sequence GTGATCCGATCCATCCTGTTCGCTTTTCTGCTGATCATCCCGATCGCCGAGATCGTCGTCTTTCTGACGGTCGGCAGCGTGATCGGCGTGCTTCCGACCATCGCCATCATCATCCTGACGGCAGTCCTCGGCGCGATCCTGTTGAAGCGGCAGGGACTCTCGGCCTTCGCCCGCCTCCAGGCCGACGCCAGCGCCGGGCGTGTCCCCGCCGCCGCCATCGGCCAGGCGATCACCGTCGCGATCGCCGGCATCCTGCTGCTGACGCCCGGCTTCATCACCGACACGGTGGGCTTCCTGCTCTTCATCCCGGCAGTGCGCAGCTGGCTTTGGAAGCAGATCGCCGGGTCGGTGCGGATCCATGGCGCCGGGACGGGCGGCCCCGGTGCGGATGCCGGCGGCCCGGCGGGGCACCCCTACCGCCCCGGCAAGCCCCAGGTGATCGACCTCGAGGCGACCGAGGTGAAGCCCGACCCGTCCACCCCGTGGCGCAACGACGCGTAG
- a CDS encoding Tim44/TimA family putative adaptor protein, translating into MSEFFDIYNLMILALAVAIFLRLRSVLGRRTGNERPPYDPYAARSGNESRGNDNVVSLPRQPGNAPASAPEPSVVEERLKPVAAKDTPLYDALRDIVVADPTFDPKQFLNGAQMAYEMIVTAFAGGDRDTLRPLLSDEVMEGFAAAIADREANGQSMSTTLIGIDKMAITDASLKGKIARVTTRIDSQMISATYDRDGNLIEGDPNKVADVVDVWTFERRVDADHPNWLLVATESA; encoded by the coding sequence ATGAGTGAATTCTTCGACATCTACAACTTGATGATCCTGGCGCTGGCCGTCGCGATCTTCCTGCGCCTGCGCAGCGTGCTGGGTCGCCGGACGGGGAACGAGCGTCCGCCGTACGACCCCTACGCGGCCCGCAGCGGCAACGAGTCGCGCGGGAACGACAATGTCGTCTCCCTGCCGCGCCAGCCGGGCAACGCCCCGGCGTCCGCGCCAGAGCCGAGCGTCGTCGAGGAGCGCCTGAAGCCCGTCGCGGCCAAGGACACGCCGCTCTACGACGCGCTGCGCGACATCGTCGTCGCCGACCCGACGTTCGATCCCAAGCAGTTCCTCAACGGCGCGCAGATGGCCTACGAGATGATCGTCACGGCCTTCGCCGGCGGCGACCGGGACACGCTGCGCCCGCTCCTGTCGGACGAGGTGATGGAGGGCTTCGCCGCCGCCATCGCCGACCGTGAGGCCAACGGCCAGTCCATGTCGACCACCCTCATCGGGATCGACAAGATGGCCATTACCGACGCCTCGCTGAAGGGCAAGATCGCCCGCGTGACCACGCGGATCGACAGTCAGATGATCTCCGCCACCTACGATCGTGACGGCAACCTCATCGAAGGCGACCCCAACAAGGTCGCCGACGTGGTGGACGTGTGGACCTTCGAGCGTCGGGTCGATGCCGACCACCCGAACTGGCTGCTGGTCGCCACCGAATCCGCGTAA
- the rho gene encoding transcription termination factor Rho, with translation MKLHELKAKSPGDLIAFAEEHEVENASTLRKQELMFGILKQLANKDVEIIGEGVVEVLQDGFGFLRSPDANYLPGPDDIYVSPSQIRRFSLRTGDTVEGQIRSPKEGERYFALLKVNTINFEEPEAARHKIHFDNLTPLYPDDRFNMEVEGPPSKDFSGRVIDLVVPLGKGQRGLIVAPPRTGKTVLLQNIAKSITANHPDCYLIVLLIDERPEEVTDMQRSVRGEVVSSTFDEPAQRHVAVAEMVIEKAKRLVEHGRDVVILLDSITRLGRAYNTTVPSSGKVLTGGVDANALQRPKRFFGAARNIEEGGSLTIIATALIDTGSRMDEVIFEEFKGTGNSEIILDRKVSDRRVWPAIDIQRSGTRKEELLVKKEDLKKVYVLRRILNPMGSVDAIEFLIDKLRQTKNNAEFFDSMNT, from the coding sequence ATGAAACTTCACGAGCTCAAGGCCAAGAGCCCCGGCGATCTGATCGCGTTCGCCGAAGAGCACGAAGTCGAGAATGCGTCGACCCTGCGCAAGCAGGAATTGATGTTCGGCATTCTTAAGCAGCTCGCGAACAAAGACGTTGAGATCATCGGAGAAGGCGTCGTCGAGGTCCTGCAGGACGGCTTCGGCTTCTTGCGCTCTCCCGACGCGAATTACCTGCCGGGACCTGACGATATCTATGTCTCCCCGTCCCAGATCCGCCGCTTCTCGCTGCGGACGGGCGATACGGTCGAAGGCCAGATTCGCAGCCCGAAAGAAGGTGAGCGCTACTTCGCGCTCCTCAAGGTCAACACGATCAACTTCGAGGAACCGGAAGCGGCTCGTCACAAGATCCACTTCGACAATCTCACGCCGCTCTACCCGGACGACCGCTTCAACATGGAAGTGGAAGGCCCCCCGTCGAAGGACTTCTCGGGCCGCGTCATCGACCTGGTGGTCCCGCTCGGCAAGGGCCAGCGCGGCCTGATCGTCGCGCCGCCGCGCACCGGTAAGACGGTGCTGCTGCAGAATATCGCCAAGTCCATCACCGCCAACCACCCGGACTGCTACCTCATCGTCCTCCTGATCGACGAGCGGCCCGAAGAAGTGACGGACATGCAGCGCTCCGTGCGCGGCGAGGTCGTGTCGTCGACCTTCGACGAACCGGCCCAACGGCACGTCGCGGTGGCGGAGATGGTCATCGAGAAGGCCAAGCGCCTCGTCGAACATGGTCGTGACGTCGTCATCCTGCTCGACTCGATCACGCGCCTCGGCCGGGCCTACAACACCACCGTGCCGTCCTCGGGCAAGGTGCTGACCGGCGGTGTCGACGCCAACGCCCTCCAGCGCCCGAAGCGCTTCTTCGGTGCGGCGCGCAACATCGAGGAGGGCGGCTCGCTGACGATCATCGCGACCGCCCTGATCGACACCGGCAGCCGCATGGACGAGGTCATCTTCGAGGAGTTCAAGGGGACGGGTAACTCCGAAATCATCCTCGACCGCAAGGTCTCCGACCGCCGCGTCTGGCCGGCGATAGACATTCAGCGCTCTGGTACCCGCAAGGAGGAGTTGCTGGTCAAGAAGGAAGACCTCAAGAAGGTCTACGTTCTGCGCCGCATCCTCAACCCGATGGGCTCCGTGGATGCGATCGAGTTCCTCATCGACAAGCTGCGGCAGACGAAGAACAACGCCGAGTTCTTCGACTCCATGAACACCTGA
- the coaE gene encoding dephospho-CoA kinase (Dephospho-CoA kinase (CoaE) performs the final step in coenzyme A biosynthesis.): protein MKTVGLTGSIGMGKSTTAALFAAAGDPVYDSDAAVHRLYAAGGAAVAPVGAAFPGTVVDGAVDRTRLREAVLGNAAAMARLEAIVHPLVHAEQSAFLDRAREARARLAILDIPLLFESGRDRHVDAVVVVSAPAEVQRARVLARPGMTEAAFEAILAKQTPDRTKRAGAHYVIDTATGVDDAARQVAAVRKALMALG from the coding sequence GTGAAGACGGTCGGTCTCACCGGCTCCATCGGGATGGGCAAGTCCACCACGGCCGCGCTCTTCGCCGCCGCGGGCGACCCGGTCTACGACTCCGACGCCGCCGTTCACCGCCTCTATGCCGCAGGTGGCGCAGCGGTGGCGCCGGTCGGGGCCGCCTTCCCCGGCACCGTGGTGGACGGGGCCGTGGATCGGACGCGGCTGCGCGAGGCGGTGCTGGGCAATGCCGCGGCGATGGCCCGTCTGGAGGCCATCGTCCACCCCCTCGTCCACGCCGAACAGAGCGCCTTCCTCGACCGCGCCCGCGAGGCTCGCGCCCGCCTCGCGATCCTCGATATCCCGCTCCTGTTCGAGAGCGGTCGCGACCGCCACGTCGACGCCGTGGTCGTCGTCAGCGCGCCGGCCGAGGTCCAGCGCGCCCGCGTGCTTGCGCGCCCCGGCATGACGGAGGCGGCGTTCGAGGCGATCCTCGCCAAGCAGACCCCCGACCGGACGAAGCGCGCCGGCGCCCACTACGTCATCGACACCGCGACCGGCGTCGATGACGCCGCACGTCAGGTCGCCGCGGTCCGCAAGGCGCTGATGGCGCTCGGTTAG
- a CDS encoding thioredoxin domain-containing protein, whose protein sequence is MANRLAHEASPYLLQHADNPVDWWPWSPEALAEAERSGKPILLSVGYAACHWCHVMAHESFEDEATAEVMNARYVNIKVDREERPDIDQIYMSALHATGEQGGWPLTMFLTSAGEPFFGGTYFPKDARFGRAAFIDVLTAVADAYSSRSEVVQTNVTALRERISAPTEPGELPADTADKAAQQLLSIMDPENGGTRGAPKFPNAGLIELLWRAYARTGDDAYRTAVTTATNRIAMGGITDHVGGGLARYSVDGRWHVPHFEKMLYDNAQMLGLYAEVAAATGSRLLATRCQEIVTWLTREMEVDGLFAASLDADSEGEEGRFYLWSLAALRDVLGADTERFAAHYGATAEGNWEGTNVLHRLDAADLADDETETFLTACRDKLLVARERRPRPARDDKALADWNGLMIAGLARAGGALQRPDWLDLAERTYATARDTFEAEGRLIHAVRGPVRLGQGFALDYAAMIHAALTLVAAGRPGTALADAERWCRTLRTHYAAPGGGYYWTADDADALILRPESPLDEAVPNANGLMVKNLATLWALTGEEAYEAEARAVLRAHARALAANVFGCASLVNGLDQLSAVTVTTSAAPELRAAVLAAGHPAAIVVDVPPEGHPLGASAPPDGSAVVCRHMACGLPIVTPDALTAALWGR, encoded by the coding sequence ATGGCCAATCGACTGGCGCACGAAGCCAGCCCATACCTGCTGCAACACGCCGACAACCCCGTCGACTGGTGGCCCTGGTCTCCCGAAGCGCTCGCCGAGGCGGAACGCAGCGGCAAACCGATCCTCTTGTCCGTCGGTTACGCCGCGTGCCACTGGTGCCACGTCATGGCGCACGAGAGCTTCGAGGATGAAGCCACCGCCGAGGTCATGAACGCCCGCTACGTCAATATCAAGGTCGATCGCGAGGAGCGGCCGGACATCGATCAGATCTATATGTCCGCGCTTCACGCCACCGGCGAGCAAGGCGGCTGGCCGTTGACGATGTTCCTCACCTCCGCCGGCGAGCCCTTCTTCGGCGGCACATACTTCCCCAAGGACGCACGCTTCGGCCGCGCCGCCTTCATCGACGTGCTGACGGCCGTCGCCGATGCCTATTCGAGCCGCAGCGAGGTGGTACAGACCAACGTCACGGCCTTGCGGGAGCGCATCTCTGCGCCGACCGAGCCGGGCGAACTCCCCGCAGACACTGCCGACAAGGCCGCGCAGCAACTCCTTTCCATCATGGACCCGGAGAATGGCGGGACGCGCGGCGCGCCCAAATTCCCCAACGCCGGATTGATCGAACTGCTGTGGCGGGCCTACGCGCGCACCGGCGACGATGCCTATCGCACGGCCGTGACGACAGCGACGAATCGCATCGCCATGGGTGGGATCACCGACCACGTCGGCGGAGGCCTCGCCCGCTACTCCGTCGACGGCCGCTGGCATGTGCCGCATTTCGAGAAGATGCTCTACGACAATGCGCAGATGCTCGGCCTCTATGCCGAGGTCGCTGCCGCGACCGGCTCCCGCCTTCTCGCGACGCGGTGCCAGGAGATCGTCACCTGGCTCACCCGCGAGATGGAGGTGGACGGCCTATTCGCCGCCAGTCTCGACGCCGACTCGGAGGGAGAGGAAGGCCGCTTCTACCTCTGGTCGCTGGCCGCACTGAGGGACGTGCTGGGTGCCGACACGGAGCGCTTCGCCGCTCACTATGGGGCCACCGCCGAAGGCAATTGGGAGGGCACCAATGTCCTCCACCGGCTGGACGCCGCCGACCTCGCCGACGACGAGACCGAGACCTTCCTGACGGCCTGCCGCGACAAGCTGCTCGTGGCGCGCGAGCGTCGACCACGCCCCGCCCGTGACGACAAGGCGCTCGCGGATTGGAACGGCCTGATGATCGCCGGCCTCGCCCGCGCCGGCGGCGCGCTGCAGCGGCCGGATTGGCTCGACCTCGCCGAGCGCACCTACGCCACCGCCCGCGATACCTTCGAGGCGGAGGGCCGGCTGATCCACGCCGTGCGTGGCCCGGTGCGTCTCGGCCAGGGCTTCGCGCTCGATTATGCGGCGATGATCCACGCGGCGTTGACACTCGTCGCCGCCGGCCGGCCCGGTACCGCGCTGGCCGACGCCGAGCGTTGGTGCCGGACGTTGCGGACCCACTATGCGGCTCCCGGCGGCGGCTACTACTGGACGGCCGACGATGCGGACGCCTTGATCCTGCGTCCGGAGAGCCCGCTCGACGAGGCGGTACCCAATGCCAACGGCCTTATGGTTAAGAATCTCGCAACACTGTGGGCGCTGACCGGGGAAGAGGCCTACGAGGCCGAGGCCCGCGCTGTTCTTCGTGCCCATGCTCGCGCGCTGGCGGCCAACGTCTTCGGATGCGCCAGCCTGGTGAATGGCCTGGATCAGCTCTCCGCGGTCACCGTCACCACCTCCGCCGCACCGGAGCTGCGCGCAGCGGTGCTGGCGGCGGGCCACCCGGCGGCCATCGTGGTCGACGTGCCGCCCGAGGGTCATCCACTCGGCGCCTCGGCGCCGCCGGATGGCAGCGCGGTGGTGTGCCGGCACATGGCGTGCGGGCTCCCCATCGTTACGCCCGACGCGCTGACAGCGGCCCTGTGGGGCCGCTGA
- the hemJ gene encoding protoporphyrinogen oxidase HemJ: MTEYYTWIKAAHVISVIAWMAALLYLPRLMVYHVAAEVGSPQSETFKIMERRLLRAIANPAMIATWVFGLMLAYVLEAWHFGWFHAKVLFVVVLTVIHHMMVRWMKAFQKDRNTKSARYFRIMNEVPALLMIGIVIFVIVKPF, from the coding sequence ATGACCGAGTATTACACCTGGATCAAAGCGGCGCATGTCATCTCCGTCATCGCGTGGATGGCGGCGCTGCTCTATCTTCCGCGCCTGATGGTGTACCACGTTGCTGCCGAAGTCGGGTCACCGCAGTCGGAAACCTTCAAGATCATGGAGCGGCGCTTGTTGCGGGCGATCGCCAACCCGGCGATGATCGCGACTTGGGTGTTCGGCCTCATGCTCGCCTACGTGCTGGAGGCATGGCACTTCGGCTGGTTCCACGCGAAGGTGTTGTTCGTCGTCGTGCTGACGGTGATCCACCACATGATGGTGCGCTGGATGAAGGCCTTCCAGAAGGATCGGAACACCAAGTCGGCGCGATACTTCCGAATCATGAACGAAGTGCCGGCGCTGTTGATGATCGGCATCGTGATTTTCGTGATCGTGAAGCCCTTCTGA
- the hemE gene encoding uroporphyrinogen decarboxylase, which translates to MLVRSLRGETVSPAPIWFMRQAGRYLPEYRELRTKAASFLDFCYTPDLAVEATLQPMRRYAFDASIVFSDILVVPDALGQKTWFVQGEGPRLEPLTDVGSLSLAGFDAHLSPVYETIARLRAELPAEKALLGFCGAPWTLATYMIAGKGGGDQFAARKAAAADPVAFQALIDLLVEACARHLVAQVRAGADALQIFDSWASALDEDGFSRWSIRPIGEIVNKVRAATDVPIIGFPRGAGAGYCPFVEETRVDAVSLDWSVPMDLAKTLQTRVCVQGNLDPARLVAGGAQLDAAVDRICAALGAGPFVFNLGHGISLETPPAHVTRVIERVKAKTAS; encoded by the coding sequence ATGCTTGTGCGAAGTCTGCGTGGTGAGACGGTGTCGCCGGCACCGATCTGGTTCATGCGCCAAGCGGGCCGCTACCTGCCGGAGTACCGGGAACTGCGGACAAAGGCCGCGTCTTTCCTGGACTTTTGCTACACGCCCGACCTCGCCGTCGAGGCGACGCTACAGCCGATGCGCCGCTACGCCTTCGACGCGTCGATCGTCTTTTCCGACATCCTGGTCGTGCCCGACGCGCTGGGGCAGAAGACTTGGTTCGTGCAAGGCGAAGGGCCGCGACTGGAGCCGCTGACGGACGTCGGCTCCCTGTCGCTGGCGGGGTTCGACGCACATCTCAGCCCGGTCTACGAGACGATCGCGCGGTTGCGAGCGGAGTTGCCGGCCGAGAAGGCGTTGTTGGGCTTCTGCGGCGCGCCGTGGACGCTGGCGACGTACATGATCGCGGGCAAGGGCGGCGGCGACCAGTTCGCGGCCCGCAAGGCCGCCGCGGCCGATCCCGTGGCGTTCCAGGCGCTGATCGATCTCCTGGTCGAGGCGTGCGCGCGGCACCTCGTGGCGCAGGTCCGCGCCGGCGCCGACGCGCTCCAGATCTTCGATTCATGGGCGAGCGCGCTCGACGAGGACGGGTTTTCCCGCTGGTCGATCCGGCCGATCGGGGAAATCGTGAACAAGGTGCGCGCGGCGACAGATGTGCCCATCATCGGCTTCCCTCGCGGGGCGGGAGCGGGATACTGCCCCTTCGTGGAGGAGACGCGGGTGGACGCCGTGTCGCTGGACTGGTCGGTGCCGATGGACCTCGCCAAGACGTTGCAGACACGGGTCTGCGTCCAGGGCAACCTGGACCCGGCGCGGCTCGTGGCGGGCGGGGCGCAACTCGATGCGGCGGTGGACCGGATCTGCGCGGCGCTGGGGGCGGGGCCGTTCGTGTTCAACCTCGGCCACGGCATCTCGTTGGAGACGCCGCCGGCGCATGTGACCCGAGTGATCGAGCGAGTGAAGGCAAAGACCGCGTCATGA
- the secB gene encoding protein-export chaperone SecB, which yields MTDATAGAPEGQAQPSVRVLAQYVKDLSFENPRAPASLQNREANPQINISVNVAAKSLAETDYEVTLTLEAKAGDDENLAFQTELQYAGVIRVAGMKPEHVQPFLLIEGPRLLFPFARQIVAEAVRNGGFPPLMIDPIDFVALYRRNLERAQQQQNATPVTN from the coding sequence ATGACCGACGCCACCGCCGGCGCGCCAGAAGGACAGGCTCAGCCCTCCGTCCGCGTGCTCGCCCAATACGTCAAAGATCTCTCCTTCGAGAATCCGCGCGCGCCCGCCTCGCTGCAGAACCGCGAAGCCAACCCGCAGATCAACATCTCCGTCAACGTCGCCGCGAAGTCCCTCGCCGAGACCGACTACGAGGTGACTTTGACCCTCGAGGCGAAGGCCGGGGACGACGAAAATCTCGCCTTCCAGACCGAGCTTCAGTACGCCGGCGTGATCCGCGTCGCCGGGATGAAGCCCGAGCACGTGCAGCCTTTCCTGCTGATCGAGGGGCCCCGCCTGCTCTTCCCGTTCGCCCGGCAGATCGTCGCCGAGGCGGTGCGCAACGGCGGCTTCCCGCCGCTGATGATCGACCCGATCGATTTCGTCGCGCTCTACCGCCGCAACCTGGAGCGGGCGCAGCAGCAGCAGAACGCGACCCCCGTCACCAACTGA